The following coding sequences lie in one Notolabrus celidotus isolate fNotCel1 chromosome 20, fNotCel1.pri, whole genome shotgun sequence genomic window:
- the mettl23 gene encoding methyltransferase-like protein 23 isoform X1, with protein sequence MMAQSGAGSPCTACRDFTFEESNNNKKELLSVTIPEVLDPQYGMYVWPCAVVLAQYLWTKRDELRGRTVLELGAGVGLPGVVAAKCGAKVILSDNAQTPLCLENCRRSCEANSLHDVQVLGLTWGEVSPDLVLLPQLDVILGSDVFYDPQDFEDVLVTVAFLLRRNPKAQFWTTYQERSADWSVEALLLRWKLNCVDVQLETFDADKPELAGSTLPGNHSVLMMIITLKTDDV encoded by the exons ATGATGGCACAAAGTGGAGCCGGAAGTCCTTGCACTGCTTGCAGAGATTTCACGTTTGAggagagcaacaacaacaaaaaggagTTACTGTCAGTCACCATACCTGAG GTTCTTGATCCTCAGTATGGCATGTATGTGTGGCCCTGTGCGGTGGTGCTGGCTCAGTATTTATGGACAAAGAGAGACGAGCTGAGAGGCAGGACCGTTCTGGag CTGGGTGCAGGCGTGGGTCTGCCAGGTGTGGTGGCTGCAAAGTGTGGGGCAAAGGTGATCCTGTCAGACAACGCTCAGACTCCTCTGTGTCTGGAGAACTGCAGGCGGAGCTGTGAAGCAAACAGCCTCCATGACGTGCAGGTGTTGGGTCTCACCTGGGGGGAAGTGTCACCAGATCTGGTCCTGCTTCCCCAGCTGGATGTCATTTTGGGTTCAGACGTTTTCTACGACCCACAAG ATTTTGAAGACGTCCTGGTCACTGTGGCTTTCCTGCTGAGAAGAAACCCGAAGGCTCAGTTCTGGACCACGTACCAAGAGAGAAG tgcTGACTGGTCGGTCGAGGCGTTGCTCCTCAGGTGGAAACTGAACTGTGTCGACGTTCAGCTGGAGACGTTTGATGCTGATAAACCGGAGCTGGCCGGGTCAACACTTCCTGGAAACCACAGCGTGCTCATGATGATCATCACTCTGAAGACCGACGATGTTTGA
- the mettl23 gene encoding methyltransferase-like protein 23 isoform X2, producing the protein MMAQSGAGSPCTACRDFTFEESNNNKKELLSVTIPEVLDPQYGMYVWPCAVVLAQYLWTKRDELRGRTVLELGAGVGLPGVVAAKCGAKVILSDNAQTPLCLENCRRSCEANSLHDVQVLGLTWGEVSPDLVLLPQLDVILGSDVFYDPQDFEDVLVTVAFLLRRNPKAQFWTTYQERRFRTTTTTPV; encoded by the exons ATGATGGCACAAAGTGGAGCCGGAAGTCCTTGCACTGCTTGCAGAGATTTCACGTTTGAggagagcaacaacaacaaaaaggagTTACTGTCAGTCACCATACCTGAG GTTCTTGATCCTCAGTATGGCATGTATGTGTGGCCCTGTGCGGTGGTGCTGGCTCAGTATTTATGGACAAAGAGAGACGAGCTGAGAGGCAGGACCGTTCTGGag CTGGGTGCAGGCGTGGGTCTGCCAGGTGTGGTGGCTGCAAAGTGTGGGGCAAAGGTGATCCTGTCAGACAACGCTCAGACTCCTCTGTGTCTGGAGAACTGCAGGCGGAGCTGTGAAGCAAACAGCCTCCATGACGTGCAGGTGTTGGGTCTCACCTGGGGGGAAGTGTCACCAGATCTGGTCCTGCTTCCCCAGCTGGATGTCATTTTGGGTTCAGACGTTTTCTACGACCCACAAG ATTTTGAAGACGTCCTGGTCACTGTGGCTTTCCTGCTGAGAAGAAACCCGAAGGCTCAGTTCTGGACCACGTACCAAGAGAGAAGgttcagaacaacaacaacaacccctGTTTAA